The following nucleotide sequence is from Caldibacillus debilis DSM 16016.
CCAAGATGCTGGATCGGATGGAGTGGGAGCTGTTTGTCAGCCAAACGAAAATGGAAATCCGCTCCTGCGACAAAATCCGCCTGACCTACAACCGCATCCTATTATATAAGGGGGATTCGCTGATCTATTACGAGCGATGGGGCTCGTACCTGAGAAGGAGAGTGAACGGAAAAGGCCATGAAATCATGCTGTACAATGTCCGGTCCTTCGCCTTCGAACCCGTTCCGCAAGGGATCAAAATCCGGGTTGTCCGCAATAGCGGCGAAACCCATGAGGAGGAGATCTTCCTTCCCCGGCCGATTCCCGTGGAAGCCGGGGAATGACGAGTCCGGTTTTTTTCTCCCCTTTTCCTTGTTCCTGCTTTTGATTTTTACGGCCGTCACCCTTTATGCGGCGGAAGAGTACGAGGCGGAGAAAAAATTTTTCCGGGAAGCGGAACATGCCTATCAGACCGAACGGATTTTACACGATGCGGTCGCCGATTTTTTGAATCGGGCCGGGGCAGGGAATGTGCCGGAGACGGGGATTATCCGCTATGAAAACGGGCATGCCCGCTATTCTTCCGGACGGATCGGGGAACATCTTTTCCAGATCAAGCTGCAATGTTTTACCGATCATGGGGGAAAGCTGGACATCACCTTCCTTTATGATGAAGAAACAGGGGAAATCAGCGGCTGGGAAGAGAATTGAGGCGGCTTCAAAAGTATGCGTTCCATCCGAAGGAGTAAAATCTGAATATTTGCGGCACTTCGAAGGGTACGCTTTGCCACCGAAAACGCTGTAAAGCAGCGGCTGACGGACCGGCTCTTCGAAAAGTCTTCGTTCCTCCGGAAAGCTGTGCTCACGTTTCTTGATTCGGCCGAGCGTCAGGGCTCGGAAAGTTTGCGTTCCATCGGAAGGGCGTTTCGGGTTATATTAATTACGGGTGACGCGGAATGGAAACGATCTATCTCATCGGATTCATGGGTGCCGGGAAGACGACGGTCGGAAAGATTTTGGCGGACCTCCTCGGCTATTCTTTTTACGATTTGGACGAATATATCGAAAAAACCGCCGCACAATCGATCCCGGAAATCTTTGCCGAAAAGGGGGAGGCCCATTTTCGCCTCCTGGAAGCGCGGGCCCTCCGTTCCCTGCCCGTCCGGCAGGCGGTGGTGGCCACCGGAGGCGGCACGGCGGCAGGGCGAGGAAACTTGCCATATATGTTAGAAAAAGGGCTGGTCGTCCACTTGGCGGGCGATTTTTCCCGGATGTACGCCCGGGCGGCGGGGGACGGCAGGGAACGGCCGCTCATCGCCGCCAAATCGCGGGAGGAATGTTTCCGGCTGTATCAAAGCCGCCTTCCCTTTTACCGGAAGGCCCATTTCTCCGTCGATACGACGGACCGGTCTCCTGCGGAGATCGCCCGCACGATCCTCGAACGTTTAAAGGAACGGGAAAATGGAAAAACTTTTCCCGAGAAAGCGGAAAGGAAAGATGAACGTGAATACGAATGACTATGTCAAATATTTGACGGAGACATTGCTGGGGTATTTGGAAGCGCCGAAGGAAGAGCGGAAAAAACGGAAACGGGAGAGGAAAATGGCGAAGGATCCTTTCCTCTACCGCTGGTTCGGCATCGTCCCCTACTATTATTACCGTTCCTTTAAACAGAAGCGGAAAAAAGGAAATCGATGATTGGCCCGCTATTTTGCCGCCTGGCCCAGGACCGTTTCATCCGTTAAGTAAAAAATCCCCCCGTTTATGACGGTGACGTTGATCCTGGGTTCGTACTGCTCCTTTAACGCCTCCTTTTCCATAAAATATTTTTCCGGCTTTTCCCTTTCTTCCTTGTAGAAATGATCGAGCAGGCGCTGGTCTTCCTCCCACCGCTTCCGCGCTTCGGCCGCCCATTGCTTGTCTTCCTCCCTTAACCCCTCCTCGATGAAATGTTTAATCCGCATGATGCCGCTTCCCGGCAGGATCAAAGGCGACAAGGTATAGGAAAAATCGGGGATTTTCGGCACCAGATCAACGGATGTGATCAGCTCGTGGAAGGGTTCACAGATGCTCCCGTTGATCAAATGAAGGCCGACGGAGCGGAGCCGGTCCTTTTTCCGGTCGCATTCATAGCTGATTTTCATGTTGAGGGAGAGCCAAGGCACCAGCCGGACCGGCCGAACGGCCGATCCGGTCCGGTTTTCGTACAGGCGGATGTACCGCCCGCGCTTCATGGCATAGGTAAACAGCTGGCTGAGCCGGGGCGATCCGAAGGCGATCCTTTCCCCCTTGATCTTTTTGTCCGCGGAAAAATCGGTAATGAAGGTCAGCCGGGCGGGAGCTCCGGTACCGCCCGTTGATTCGATGTATTGCCAATAAAAGGGGCGGTTCATGATCGCTCGATCCATTTCTTCCGTCAGTTGGACGGTCACGGACTGGTCCGTTTCTTCTACGATTTCGCAGCCGTTGACGGCGAAGAAATGTTTAAGAAACCGGCGGATTTCCTGCTGCTTCACGGCTGATCCCCTCCTTGAACCCGTTGGCGAAATCGAGCATGGAAGACAGGTTTTCCAATTTGATCCGGGCTTCCCCTTCCGATGTGGAATGGACGAGGGCGTCCTGCAGATAATCCTGGAACGGTCCCGCATCCAGCTTCATTAAAATGTCGTCCAGCTCGCCGATGACTCTTTCAAAGATTTTAATCTTTTCATATAACAGGTTTACCATATGCTCTTCGATCGTATCTTTGACGGCGAAATTGTAAATGACCACGTCCTTCTCCTGGCCGACCCGGTGGATCCGGCCGATCCTTTGCTCCAGGCGCATCGGATTCCAGGGAAGGTCAAAGTTGATGATGTGGCGGCAAAATTGCAGATTGATTCCCTCGCCGCCGGCTTCCGTGGAGATGAATACCTGGGCGTGGTTTTGAAACAGCTCCTTCATCCAGTCCTTTTTTCCCCGTTTGAATCCGCCCCGGTAAGGAACGGACGAGATGCCGTGCCGCTTGAAAAACCATTGCAGATAGAGCTGGGTCGCCCGGTATTCGGTAAAGAGGATCACTTTTTCGCCGATCTGTCCGATGAGTTCCAACGCCTTTTCCGCCTTGGAATTGACCCGGATTCTGCCCATTTTGTCGACGATCTCCCGGAATTTTTCCTGGAGATCGGCAGGAGGCGGGTCCAGCTTTCGCCACAGGTTTTTCAAGGATACATAAACCGCCTCCCGGCTGCTGCACGCCTCCCTTAACAGCGTGATTGCCGGAAAGGCATGGGGGGAAAGTTCCGAACGGAATTCGGAGAGGGCCTGGTACAGGTCTTGTTCCTCCCGGGAAAAATCGAGCCAGATGTTTTCCACCCGGCGCTTCGGCCAGCGGATATGGGTATCCTCCCTCCGGTTTCTGACCATCACCTTTCTCACCAGTTCCTTCAAGCGGATGTCGTTCGCGATGTCATTCTTTCTTTTAAATTTCCCCAGAAATTCGGAATAGGTGCCCAAATGGCCGGGTTTCAGCAAGGTGACGAGATGGAAGATTTCTTCCGCTTTATTTTGGATCGGAGTCGCCGTCAAAAGGAGGCAAAATTTTTTGTTCAAACTTTGGACGAAGGCATAGTTTTTCGTTTTATGGTTTTTTAGCTTATGCGCCTCGTCGACGATGACGAAGTCGTAGCGCTGTTTGAGTATGATTTCCCGATGGGGGCTTTTTTTCGCCGTATCCAGGGAACAGACGATGATATCCTCCCCTTCCCAGTTGTAGGCCTTTTTCGGAGCGACGGCCGGGATAAAAAATTTCTGGTTCAGCTCGCTTACCCACTGGGTCACCAAGGAGGCGGGGACGAGGATGAGCACTTTTTTCGCCAGTCCCCGGATCAGGTATTCTTTCAGGATCAGTCCCGCCTCGATCGTTTTCCCCAAACCGACCTCATCGGCCAGGATCGCCCGCCCGTTCATCTTTTCGACAACGGTTTTCGCGGTCTCCAGCTGATGGGGAAGGGGCTT
It contains:
- the comGF gene encoding competence type IV pilus minor pilin ComGF, coding for MKRSGDKGFTMVEMLAALFVLSLILIFVFHSSMLLKYDRYTAKMLDRMEWELFVSQTKMEIRSCDKIRLTYNRILLYKGDSLIYYERWGSYLRRRVNGKGHEIMLYNVRSFAFEPVPQGIKIRVVRNSGETHEEEIFLPRPIPVEAGE
- the comGG gene encoding competence type IV pilus minor pilin ComGG, which encodes MRRRSSFPGRFPWKPGNDESGFFLPFSLFLLLIFTAVTLYAAEEYEAEKKFFREAEHAYQTERILHDAVADFLNRAGAGNVPETGIIRYENGHARYSSGRIGEHLFQIKLQCFTDHGGKLDITFLYDEETGEISGWEEN
- a CDS encoding shikimate kinase encodes the protein METIYLIGFMGAGKTTVGKILADLLGYSFYDLDEYIEKTAAQSIPEIFAEKGEAHFRLLEARALRSLPVRQAVVATGGGTAAGRGNLPYMLEKGLVVHLAGDFSRMYARAAGDGRERPLIAAKSREECFRLYQSRLPFYRKAHFSVDTTDRSPAEIARTILERLKERENGKTFPEKAERKDEREYE
- a CDS encoding YqzE family protein — translated: MNVNTNDYVKYLTETLLGYLEAPKEERKKRKRERKMAKDPFLYRWFGIVPYYYYRSFKQKRKKGNR
- a CDS encoding YqhG family protein codes for the protein MKQQEIRRFLKHFFAVNGCEIVEETDQSVTVQLTEEMDRAIMNRPFYWQYIESTGGTGAPARLTFITDFSADKKIKGERIAFGSPRLSQLFTYAMKRGRYIRLYENRTGSAVRPVRLVPWLSLNMKISYECDRKKDRLRSVGLHLINGSICEPFHELITSVDLVPKIPDFSYTLSPLILPGSGIMRIKHFIEEGLREEDKQWAAEARKRWEEDQRLLDHFYKEEREKPEKYFMEKEALKEQYEPRINVTVINGGIFYLTDETVLGQAAK
- a CDS encoding DEAD/DEAH box helicase yields the protein MDVPIRFDLTWREEFLMRMKEDGPWAGWELYRLAYDCANRFLIGEFTGLAAPAFLPHLKPLPHQLETAKTVVEKMNGRAILADEVGLGKTIEAGLILKEYLIRGLAKKVLILVPASLVTQWVSELNQKFFIPAVAPKKAYNWEGEDIIVCSLDTAKKSPHREIILKQRYDFVIVDEAHKLKNHKTKNYAFVQSLNKKFCLLLTATPIQNKAEEIFHLVTLLKPGHLGTYSEFLGKFKRKNDIANDIRLKELVRKVMVRNRREDTHIRWPKRRVENIWLDFSREEQDLYQALSEFRSELSPHAFPAITLLREACSSREAVYVSLKNLWRKLDPPPADLQEKFREIVDKMGRIRVNSKAEKALELIGQIGEKVILFTEYRATQLYLQWFFKRHGISSVPYRGGFKRGKKDWMKELFQNHAQVFISTEAGGEGINLQFCRHIINFDLPWNPMRLEQRIGRIHRVGQEKDVVIYNFAVKDTIEEHMVNLLYEKIKIFERVIGELDDILMKLDAGPFQDYLQDALVHSTSEGEARIKLENLSSMLDFANGFKEGISREAAGNPPVS